One part of the Streptococcus sp. oral taxon 431 genome encodes these proteins:
- a CDS encoding cation-translocating P-type ATPase produces MSKEQNKDLFYTQTSEEVLKNLDSSIEGLSTAQAQERLATYGRNELEEGEKRSLLAKFLDQFKDLMIIILLAAAALSVITEGMDGLTDAIIILAVVVLNAAFGVYQEGQAEAAIEALKNMSSPMARVRRDGHVIEIDSKELVPGDIVLLEAGDVVPADMRLFEAASLKIEEAALTGESVPVEKDVTGLVEADAGIGDRVNMGYQNSNVTYGRGIGVVTNTGMYTEVGKIADMLANADETETPLKQSLEQLSKALTYLIVVIAVITFLVGVFVRGEHPLEGLMVAVALAVAAIPEGLPAIVTIVLSLGTTTLAKRNSIVRKLPAVETLGSTEIIASDKTGTLTMNQMTVEKVYTNGQLQSAATEIGASNNTLRIMNFANDTKVDPSGKLIGDPTETALVQFGLDHNFDVREILKDEPRVAELPFDSDRKLMSTIHKEADGSYFIAVKGAPDQLLKRVTRIEVNGEVRPITEEDKNAILETNKELAKQALRVLMMAYKTSNEIPTLESEIVESDLIFSGLVGMIDPERPEAAEAVRVAKEAGIRPIMITGDHQDTAEAIAKRLGIIDPNDTEDHVFTGAELNELTDEEFQKVFKQYSVYARVSPEHKVRIVKAWQKEGKVVAMTGDGVNDAPSLKTADIGIGMGITGTEVSKGASDMVLADDNFATIIVAVEEGRKVFSNIQKSIQYLLSANMAEVFTIFFATLFGWDVLQPVHLLWINLVTDTLPAIALGVEPAEPGVMTHKPRGRKSNFFDGGVFGAIIYQGIFQTMLVLGVYGWALLFPEHQSHTEIHADALTMAFATLGLIQLLHAFNVKSVYQSIFKVGLFTNKTFNWSIPVAFVLFVVTILVPGFNNLFHVSHLSLTQWMVVAVGALMIVVLVEIVKAVQRALGKDKNAI; encoded by the coding sequence TTGTCAAAAGAACAAAATAAAGACTTGTTTTACACACAAACCTCAGAAGAAGTCCTAAAGAACTTGGACTCATCTATCGAAGGTTTGTCAACTGCTCAAGCTCAAGAACGCTTAGCGACTTATGGTCGTAATGAGTTGGAAGAGGGAGAGAAACGTAGCCTACTAGCTAAATTCCTTGATCAATTTAAGGATTTGATGATTATCATCTTGCTAGCAGCAGCCGCACTTTCTGTAATTACAGAAGGGATGGATGGTTTAACAGATGCCATTATTATCTTGGCCGTTGTTGTCTTGAATGCTGCCTTTGGGGTTTACCAAGAAGGGCAAGCAGAAGCAGCCATTGAAGCTCTGAAAAATATGTCTAGCCCGATGGCCCGTGTTCGTCGTGATGGTCATGTTATTGAGATTGACTCGAAAGAATTGGTACCTGGAGATATCGTCTTGCTTGAAGCGGGAGATGTCGTGCCTGCAGATATGCGCTTGTTCGAAGCAGCTTCCCTTAAAATAGAAGAAGCAGCTCTTACAGGGGAGTCTGTGCCAGTTGAAAAAGATGTGACAGGACTTGTTGAAGCAGATGCTGGTATCGGGGATCGTGTTAACATGGGTTACCAAAACTCAAACGTCACATACGGTCGTGGGATTGGTGTCGTGACCAACACTGGTATGTATACAGAAGTTGGTAAGATTGCAGATATGTTGGCTAATGCCGACGAGACAGAGACACCATTGAAGCAAAGCTTGGAACAATTATCTAAGGCCTTGACTTACTTGATTGTTGTGATTGCCGTTATTACTTTCTTGGTTGGTGTATTCGTTCGTGGTGAACATCCGTTGGAAGGCTTGATGGTTGCGGTTGCTCTTGCGGTTGCTGCGATTCCAGAAGGACTTCCTGCCATTGTAACCATCGTTCTATCTTTGGGAACAACAACCCTTGCCAAACGTAATTCGATTGTTCGTAAATTACCAGCGGTTGAAACTCTTGGTTCAACAGAAATCATCGCGTCTGATAAAACAGGTACCTTGACTATGAACCAAATGACGGTTGAAAAAGTCTATACTAACGGTCAATTGCAAAGTGCAGCAACAGAAATTGGAGCTAGCAACAATACCCTTCGTATTATGAACTTTGCCAATGATACAAAGGTAGACCCATCTGGCAAGTTGATTGGGGACCCAACGGAGACTGCATTGGTACAGTTTGGTCTGGACCACAACTTTGACGTTCGTGAAATCTTGAAGGATGAGCCACGTGTGGCTGAATTGCCATTTGACTCTGATCGAAAGCTCATGTCTACCATCCATAAGGAAGCAGACGGTTCTTACTTTATCGCTGTTAAGGGGGCACCTGACCAATTGCTCAAGCGCGTGACTCGTATTGAGGTCAATGGGGAAGTTCGTCCAATCACAGAAGAAGATAAAAATGCTATCCTTGAAACTAACAAAGAATTGGCCAAACAAGCTCTTCGTGTCTTGATGATGGCTTATAAGACAAGCAATGAAATCCCAACCTTGGAATCTGAAATTGTTGAATCTGACCTCATCTTCTCTGGTTTGGTCGGCATGATTGACCCTGAGCGTCCAGAAGCAGCAGAAGCTGTTCGTGTCGCTAAGGAAGCAGGTATCCGTCCAATCATGATCACGGGTGACCACCAAGATACAGCGGAAGCTATTGCCAAACGTCTTGGAATCATCGATCCAAATGATACAGAAGACCATGTCTTCACGGGTGCTGAGTTGAATGAACTCACTGATGAAGAATTCCAAAAAGTCTTTAAGCAATACTCTGTATACGCACGTGTATCACCTGAGCACAAGGTTCGTATCGTGAAAGCATGGCAAAAAGAAGGTAAAGTTGTTGCCATGACAGGTGATGGAGTCAATGATGCGCCATCACTTAAGACAGCTGACATCGGTATCGGTATGGGGATTACTGGTACAGAGGTTTCTAAGGGTGCTTCTGATATGGTCCTTGCTGATGATAACTTTGCAACCATTATCGTAGCGGTTGAAGAAGGACGTAAGGTCTTCTCAAATATCCAAAAATCTATCCAGTATCTCTTGTCTGCTAACATGGCTGAAGTCTTCACGATTTTCTTTGCAACCCTCTTTGGTTGGGATGTGTTGCAACCAGTGCATCTTCTCTGGATTAACTTGGTAACAGATACGCTTCCAGCCATTGCCCTTGGTGTTGAGCCAGCTGAGCCAGGTGTTATGACCCACAAACCTCGTGGTCGTAAGTCTAACTTCTTTGATGGTGGTGTCTTCGGAGCAATTATTTATCAAGGAATCTTCCAAACCATGCTAGTTCTAGGTGTTTATGGTTGGGCTCTTCTTTTCCCAGAGCACCAAAGTCATACTGAAATCCATGCGGATGCCCTTACCATGGCTTTTGCAACTCTCGGTTTGATCCAATTGCTCCATGCCTTTAACGTTAAGTCGGTTTACCAATCAATCTTTAAAGTGGGACTCTTTACTAACAAGACCTTTAACTGGTCTATCCCAGTTGCCTTCGTCCTCTTTGTGGTGACAATTTTGGTTCCTGGATTTAATAATCTCTTCCACGTGTCACATTTGAGTTTGACTCAATGGATGGTGGTCGCTGTAGGAGCGCTTATGATTGTAGTCCTTGTTGAGATTGTCAAAGCAGTTCAACGAGCACTTGGAAAAGATAAAAACGCTATTTAA
- a CDS encoding glycosyltransferase family 2 protein, whose protein sequence is MSRNNPILYIVIPCYNEEQVLPHTNPMFVGKIEELVKNQEVHPNSKVMYVNDGSKDRTWELIQKYASSNPYVVGISQSRNRGHQSSVLAGMYEAAEFADIVITIDADGQDDIDCMDQMIAEYKSGSEIVYGVRDNRETDSAFKRITAEGFYKVMHLFGADVVFNHADYRLVSKRFIHELAKFKEVNLFLRGIMPLVGFKYSYVTYKRHERIAGESHYPLSKMLGLAMDGITSLSIKPIRLITSLGVMTSLFSFLLIIWVLWSKFAGTVVAGWASTYAIVSLLGGVQLISLGVIGEYIGKIYLETKQRPRYIISDRTYDESDE, encoded by the coding sequence ATGAGTAGAAATAATCCGATTTTATATATCGTGATTCCATGTTATAACGAAGAGCAAGTGTTGCCTCATACCAATCCGATGTTTGTTGGGAAAATTGAGGAATTGGTGAAAAATCAAGAGGTTCATCCCAATAGTAAGGTCATGTATGTGAATGATGGCAGTAAGGATCGAACTTGGGAACTTATCCAAAAATATGCTTCATCGAATCCATATGTTGTAGGTATTTCTCAAAGTCGAAACCGTGGTCATCAAAGTAGTGTTCTTGCTGGGATGTACGAAGCTGCAGAATTTGCGGATATCGTGATTACCATTGACGCAGATGGTCAAGATGATATTGATTGTATGGATCAGATGATTGCTGAATATAAGTCAGGTTCAGAGATTGTCTACGGCGTTCGTGATAATCGAGAGACAGATTCGGCTTTTAAACGTATTACAGCAGAGGGATTCTATAAGGTGATGCATTTATTTGGAGCAGATGTCGTTTTTAATCATGCTGACTATCGTTTAGTCTCCAAACGTTTTATTCATGAACTTGCTAAATTTAAAGAAGTTAACTTATTTCTTCGAGGTATTATGCCTCTTGTAGGGTTTAAGTATTCCTACGTGACTTATAAACGTCATGAACGAATTGCTGGAGAAAGTCACTATCCACTTTCTAAAATGCTTGGTCTAGCAATGGATGGTATTACTAGCCTATCTATTAAACCTATTCGCTTGATTACTAGCCTGGGAGTTATGACTTCACTTTTTAGTTTTTTGTTGATCATCTGGGTTTTGTGGAGCAAATTTGCTGGTACAGTAGTAGCCGGATGGGCCAGTACCTACGCCATTGTAAGCTTACTTGGCGGGGTTCAACTCATTAGTCTTGGTGTAATTGGGGAATATATCGGAAAAATCTATCTAGAAACGAAACAACGTCCAAGATATATTATCAGCGATCGCACCTATGATGAGAGTGATGAGTAA
- a CDS encoding acyltransferase family protein, whose amino-acid sequence MKKRIGYLDMAKGLAIILVIIGHSSFVPLRAKVLLYVFHIPLFFFLSGFTLNVTKYKTFKEYFLSKVKSLVVPFFCLNIFVFLFQLFVMYPEQVFSFNLIHFTKQLLLSDRLHVYFQLWFLNVMFLAHVFSYFILRKKWTIIQWLLISVSLLFLVVLGQKIYAWNFYLIWNIDLVPVAIIFTLLGVGVRKYLAQMEKFFAIYYLPLALLLTIFVGRLNYHWSGKQIVDLYYQQIGNHLLFYIAAISGIWSTLIFFKSIPEMTLLKSIGQRTLIYYGVHAPIVLVLVEKLVLQLSTRYTGIFVNGYVTTSVVTLLTLVGCELIVRVFRGTNFPFGFKRLGVKNE is encoded by the coding sequence ATGAAAAAGCGCATAGGTTACCTAGATATGGCTAAGGGGCTAGCGATTATACTTGTTATTATAGGGCATAGCAGTTTTGTGCCTCTTCGTGCAAAAGTACTCCTCTATGTTTTTCATATCCCCTTATTTTTCTTCTTGTCAGGTTTTACTTTAAATGTCACTAAATACAAAACATTTAAGGAATATTTTCTTAGCAAGGTGAAAAGTTTGGTTGTTCCCTTTTTTTGCCTGAATATTTTTGTTTTTCTATTTCAACTCTTTGTCATGTATCCTGAACAAGTGTTTAGTTTTAATCTTATTCATTTTACTAAACAGTTATTGTTGTCAGACCGCTTGCATGTTTATTTTCAGTTATGGTTTCTGAATGTCATGTTTTTAGCACATGTTTTTAGTTACTTTATTCTCAGAAAAAAATGGACCATTATCCAATGGCTTTTGATTAGTGTATCACTTTTATTTTTAGTCGTTTTGGGACAAAAAATCTATGCTTGGAATTTTTATCTTATCTGGAATATTGACCTGGTCCCTGTAGCCATTATATTTACACTCTTAGGTGTCGGAGTGAGAAAATATTTAGCGCAGATGGAAAAGTTTTTTGCAATTTATTATTTGCCGCTTGCCTTATTGCTAACTATATTTGTTGGTAGGTTGAACTATCATTGGAGTGGGAAACAGATTGTTGATCTTTACTATCAACAGATTGGAAACCATCTCTTGTTTTACATTGCTGCAATTTCAGGTATATGGTCCACCCTCATATTCTTTAAGTCAATTCCTGAAATGACTCTCTTGAAATCAATCGGTCAAAGAACCTTGATTTACTATGGTGTCCATGCCCCAATTGTTTTAGTACTAGTAGAAAAATTAGTTTTACAACTGTCTACAAGATATACTGGTATTTTTGTGAATGGCTACGTTACTACAAGTGTTGTGACACTATTGACTTTAGTAGGGTGTGAATTGATTGTCAGAGTATTTAGAGGGACCAATTTTCCCTTTGGATTTAAAAGATTAGGAGTCAAAAATGAGTAG